TGGAGGTGATGCAACTGCGCATCCCGGCACTGGCGGAGCGGCCGCAGGACATTCCGGTGCTGTTCCGCCATTACGTGGCGCAGGCGGCGGAGCAGGCGGGGCTGCCGGAACCGGAAATCGGCGAGGAGGTGATCGCCGGTCTGATGGCGCGGGACTGGCCGGGCAATGCGCGCTCGCTGATGTCGGCGGCGATGCGCTTTGTGCTGGGGCTCGGCGAGGGCGAGGCCGGCGGCGAGGGGCTGGGGCTGGCGGAGCGGCTGGCGCAGGTCGAGCGCTCGCTGCTGGCGGATGCGCTGAAACGCACCGGCGGGCAGGCGAGCGCGGCGGCGGAGACGCTGAAGCTGCCGCGCAAGACGTTTTACGACAAGCTGGCGAAATACGGGCTGAAGCCGGAGGCGTTCCGCTAGCGGGCGGCCTCATCGCCCCTTGCGGGGCCTCTTCGGCGGGACCGGCGGTGAGTATTTGGCGGAAAGATGAAGGGGCCGGGGTCAGGAGGCGGCGTCGCGGGTGCGCGCATCGACCTTGGCGCGCAGGCTGCGCAGCATCTCGGTGCCGGCGGTCCATTTCGTGCCGTAGCCGAGATTCCAGCCGTAATCGAACGCATCATGCTGCGGGCCGGTGAGGTGCTGCATCATGGTTTCCAGCTTGTCGAGCCCCTTGGCCATGCGCGCCTCGGCGCTTTCGCCGGCCTCGTATTCCTCCCAGAGCGCGCGGATGCGGCTGCGCAGATCCTCGGGCAGCCCCTCTGTCAGCGTGGCGAGATCGGCGCGTTCGCGGGCGGTCTTGTCGTCATCGGGGCTCTGATGGATCGCCGGCACGTCGCCGGAGATCGCCTCGCCGAGATCGTGCACGATGCAGAGCCGCAGCAGCTGGGCGAAATCGACGCCGCTTTCGGGTTCGGTGAGCAGCGCCAGCAGGCAGAGGCTCCAGCTGTGCTCGGCCACGCTCTCGGGCCGCCCGGCGCTGGTCTGCGACGAGCGGAAGGTGGCCTTGAGGTGCTCGGCCTCGGCCATGAAGGCGATGATGCGGTCGTGACGGTCGGGTTCCATGGCGCGCATCCTGCGCGCAGGCCGGGAGATTCGCCAGCCATGGCGGTGTGCGGAAATCCGCACATCACTGGCAATTCCATGTGCGGGATTTCGCACGTATTCGAGCTGCGGATCCGGAGGCGATGCGAGGGTATCTTTGTAACTATATGGTATGAATATAAAAACCCGCGCGTTGCCGCAGGGTGATCACGCACACTTGATGCGTTTTGCGCAGGGCGGTCTTGTGTGCGGCGAAGGGCTCGCAGGGGAGCGGGCCCTGACAGGTACATATTCGGGAGGATACCGATGAAGACGTTTCTGATGACCGCCTGCGCCACCGCCGCTTTGCTCACAGCCGGCGCGACGGGTGCCATGGCGGCCTGTGACGATGGCGAGATCGTGATCAAGTTCAGCCATGTCACCAATACCGACAAGCACCCCAAGGGCATCGCCGCGACGCTGCTTCAGGAGCGCGTCAATGCCGAGATGGACGGCGTGGCCTGCATGGAGGTCTATCCCAACTCGACGCTCTACAATGACGACCAGGTGCTGGAGGCGATGCTGAACGGCGACGTGCAGATGGCCGCGCCCTCGCTGTCGAAATTCGAGCAGTTCACCAAGGTGTTCCGGATCTTCGATCTGCCCTTCATGTTCGTGAACATGGACGCGGTGGATGCGTTCCAGAACTCCGAGACCGGCCAGGCGATGAAGGAATCCATGCTGCGCCGCGGCCTGCTGGGGCTGGGATTCTGGCATAACGGGCTCAAGCAGTTCTCGGCCAACAAGCCGCTGCTGCTGCCCGAG
The window above is part of the Salipiger abyssi genome. Proteins encoded here:
- a CDS encoding HD domain-containing protein → MEPDRHDRIIAFMAEAEHLKATFRSSQTSAGRPESVAEHSWSLCLLALLTEPESGVDFAQLLRLCIVHDLGEAISGDVPAIHQSPDDDKTARERADLATLTEGLPEDLRSRIRALWEEYEAGESAEARMAKGLDKLETMMQHLTGPQHDAFDYGWNLGYGTKWTAGTEMLRSLRAKVDARTRDAAS